The Planctomycetia bacterium DNA window GTGCTTCGGCTGAGCCTACCGCCGGCACCACTCTCGCCAGAATCCGCGATAAAGCGTTTCCATTGCCCGCGCAAACCCAGCCGTATCGCACACCGAAGTCGCGCTGAGCTTGACGCGCATCGCGGTACGCAGTTCCGCGAATCGTTGCGGTGCATCCGGATCATTCCCCCAGCGAACCGCCAGCTCCACGTACCCGGCGAGATCGTCGGCCACCCAGTCGCCAAGTTTTCCCTCTCGGAGCAACGTCGCACTCGTACGCGAGGCCCAGGTGCGCCCGGCATAAGTCACGACCGGGACGCCCTGCCAGATCGCCTCCGTCGTCGTGGTGCCGCCGTTGTAGGGAAACGTATCGAGCGCAATGTCGATCTGTCCGTACGTCTCGAGAAACTCGAAATGCGGCGCTCGCCCGAGTAACTCCAATCTTCCCGGTTCGACAGCATGCGAGGCAAATTGCTGCAGCAAATACTCCCGCTCCGCCGCTTTCTCCAAGCCGCCATTGCGCAACACGAGGCGCGCCGCGGGGCAACGCTGCAGGATCTCGCTCCACGCCCGAATTACCTCCGGCGTGAGCTTATAGCGCGAGCAAAGCGATCCGAAGGTGATGAAGCCATTGCGCGCCGCCGGACCAGAAACTACCTCCGGCACCGGATACCCGACGTCAAACGTTAGGTACGAACCCGGCACGCGCGCGATCCGCTCCGAGTAATGCTCCTCCTCCTCAGGCAGCACGACGTGCCGGTCGCCGATCAGATAGTCGAAGCAACCGAGCGCCGTCGTGGCGTACATATTGAACCAACCCGCCAACACCGGCGCCGGTTTCATCGCCATCAACTGCAGTCCCTGCGGATCGCTGTAGCCATTCAGGTCGACCAGCACGTCGACCCCTTCCTCGGCGATCAGTGCGGCGATGCGCTCATGTTCCAATCCGTCCACGTCAAACACGCGATCCGTCTCGTGCGGCCGATACGCCGTCGCGGCCGGTGCGTGCTCCTCGCAGCCCGGCACCGGGCCGAAAGAGAAAATCCGCACTGGATACTGCTCCCGATCCTGCTGATTGATCAGCCCCCAGACCGGCTTCATCCAGTTCTCACTGTCGAAGAACGAGGAGATATAACCAATCGTCAACGGCCGATCGGCGTTCCGATCGCGCTCGGAGAAACTCGCAGCCGCGCCGTGCGGCAGGTTCAGCGTCTCCGTCCAATCGCGACGCGCCCGCAGGATCTCCGCATTGTCAGCCGACATTGCCCCCGGAATGGCGGTGGCGATCGCCTGCAAACAAAGGGCCGCGATATCGCCGCGGTCCTCACTCATTGCGACACGCCGACACTCACGCATCAAATCCATCGCGGCGTCGATGTCACCCAGGTCGAACAGCGCTTTGCCAAGATGGTATTGCGATTCCAAGTCGTTGGCGTCAATGGCGATTGCCCGACGAAACGCGGCCGCCGCCAGCGACGGCAACTTCAGCATGTCCAGGTAAATGCGGCCGATCTGCCGGGGAATCTGTTCAATCTCTGGTTCCATCCGCTCGGCCGTCTGGAAACGCAGCAAGGCCTCTTCCGGCCGGTTCAATCCCAGGTAAGCAATTCCGGCGTCAAAATGAACTTCCCAGCGATTCGCGCCGGCGTTGGTTGCCTTGCGAAGCCAGCCAGCAGCCTCCACCGCCTGGCCCAGTGACGACGCGGCGAACGCTCGCAGCAGCAGCCCATCCGCGTCTTTCGGACGGCCCTTGAGATAGGCGTCGAGCGTCGCCCGCGCGTGCTCAAACTGGCCGTTCGCCAGATACTCCCTGGCCCGCGCAAGTGCTCCGCTCATCTCGATTTCCATGGTTTTTCGTGACATCAGCCCGACGCGCCATCGAGCGGGCCCGGACGCCTTTGCCAGGGTCCCGTGGCATCCAATCTAGCGAATGTTGAAGGCGTCCAGCACCACCGGATTTTGTTTGACCGCCCAGACCTCCCCGCTTAGACTAAAGGCTGGGACCGATTCATCTTAGCGCCCTGCGCGCGGAGCGGTTTCGGACCAGGAACAGAATGCTGCCGGCGGCCCGGGTGGGTCGCGGCGCTTGTCCCCATGCCGGCGGCGCGGAACTTCACCGCGTCCCAACCGGTGATCAACTGCCCTGCGGCCGCATGGCTGCGCGCGGGAGGAACAGAACATGGCCAGCTCCGAAAATCAAGGTTTGCAAGCGGGCTTGATCATCTCGGTCATCTTGGTGATCGGGTTGGGCGTGACGACCTACCTGTTCTATTCGCAGTGGGCCGCGGCGGAAGCCGACCTGCTTGCACGGCAAAAGGAACTGGGCGACCGCACGGCGGCGGTCACGACAGCGCAAGGCGAACTCAACACCGTTAAGCGGTTCGCCGGTTTCCTGGACACTGACGCCATCGAAAAAATCACCGTCGATTTCGCAAAGGACACTGACCCCTTGCTCGCCGGCCGCCAGGCTGACGCGGTCAGCTACCGGGTGCTGATGCAGGAACTTCAATCGACGAATTCCGAACAGATCAAGCGTATCGCCGACTTGGAAACCGAGAACAACGGACTCAAAACCACCAACGAACAGCGTGAAGCGGCCAAGCAAGGCCAGATCGACGAATTAAACAAGGCGCTCACCGCCGCGCAGGATGAATTGAAGAAGCGCACGGAAGAATTCACCACCACGGCCAACACCTTGGCCGAAGCCAAGACCGGGCTCGAAGGACAACTCGCCGCGAGCCAGGCAGCCGCCGCGACCGCCAAGTCGGAAGCGGAAAAGAAGGTCGCCGAGATTCAAGGTGAGTTGGAGCGCTTAGGCGGCGTCGTGCAGCAGCAGACGGTCACGATCGACGGCATGAAGAACGAGAGCTTCGACATCCCGCATGGCCAGATCACCTTCGTGAATCAACGGAACCGCACCGTCTGGCTCAACCTCGGCTCGGAAGACAATCTTCGCCGACAGGTCGTGTTCGCGGTCTATCCGTCGGATGAAAACAGCGTCGGAAACGACCTGCAGCGCAAAGCGACCATCGAAGTTACCAACGTACTCGGACCGCATCTGGCCGAAGCGCGAATTCGCGACGATGAAATTCAGGATCCCATCATCTCGGGCGATAAGATCCACACCGTCCTTTGGGCGCCAGGCGAAGAGTTGCACGTCGCGTTGGCCGGCCGCATGGACCTCAATGGCGACGGCGGCAGCGACATCGAAACATTGCGCGGCCTGATTGAGGGCGCTGGCGCGATTATCGACGCCGAAGTGGATGAAAACGGCGTCCTCAAGGGCGCCATCACCGCTAAGACGACCTACCTGATTCTCGGCAGCGAGCCGCGTCAGGTTGGCGCCGACAGCACCCAGATCGACGCGTACACCAAGTTGCGTCGCGAGGCGATTCAATTCGGTCTGAAGACCATCTCGATGGAACAGTTCCTGAAGCGGTCAGGCTGGAGCGACATTCGCCGCGTGCTGAACTTCGTCCGGCCCGGCACCGCCGCGGAATTTCTCGACAAAGGTAGCGACATCAATCGCCCGAAATCGTCGGGCAAGACTTCCGCTCTGTTCCGCGAGCGCCGCCCCGCCCAAGAGAAGCAAGCCGAGCCGGCCAAACCGTAAGCTCGGCGAGGCAACTGCTATCGCTTACGACGGAAATTCGGCAAACCGATTCGCCGTCGGCAATGGTTGCCCGCCGAACAACTTCACGTTCAGCGCCGCCAACAGCAATCGTTGCGCAGGTCGCAAGTCGGCCGCGCCGCCATTTGTCAGGCAATCAGGCTCCAAGAAGATGCGCGCCACGGGCTCCAGCTTGGCGCGCTTTGCCAATTGCTCCAAAAACTCCCGTTCATCGCGGCCCAGTTCGTGGCCATCGCACAATTCGTTGAACAAGCCGCGCGGATTGGAACTGGGCTCCGGCGGTTCCGACGTACCGAAGCGGCGAAAGGCCACCCAGGCGATCAGTGGCGCCAACACCAGAAACCCGACGACGATTGCCACCTCGCTCCACAAGATCGGCCGGCGATTGTTGCCGAGCTCACTCGTGATCTGCTGCAAGCGTTCGTCGCCAGCCGACAGCGCGGCGATCGTGTAAAGTCGGCAAACATCAAGCATGCGCCACCTCCGTCTCGTTCGGCTTGGAGGATGACGCCGGCTGCCCTTCCAGCCGGGCGATACTGGCCACCGCCGCTTCGCGCACGACGACGCTGCCATCCGCGAGCGCCGTCTTCAATGCCGACTTCGCGGTCGGCGTCGTGCAATAGCCCAGTAGTCGCGCCGACTCCGCGCGCACCACGTGATCCGGGTCCGCCATCAATTCCAGGGCTTCGTCCTCGAACTCGTCGCAGAGTTCCATCACGATCGCCATCTGCACGGCCCGCAAACGGCGCGTCCGCGAATCGGTCTCGAATTGCTCGCGCAGCAGCGGAATTGTCTGCGTGTCGATTCGCTTGACGAGTTTGCCCGTCGAACGGCGCGCCACTTCGTTCAAGATGTCGAACGACGCGAGATACCGTTTGAAGCTGTACTCGGCCAGGCTCGCTCGCGCGGCCTGGCGCACCACATGGTGCGGGCTTTCCAATCGCCCCAGTAACAACGAAAGCGTGTTCGACAAATTGCGCTGTCGCAGTTGCGACACTGCCGCCGCCTGCACTTGCGGGTCCTCGTCGTCCAAAGCCCGCATCGTCAGCGCGGCGACTTCCGATCCGTTGAAGTCCGCCAACGCCCGCGCCGCGGCTCGCCGGCCCAGTGCATGGCCGTTCTGAATGATGTATTCCAGCACGTGATAGAGATCGGATTTCTTGATGCTCGACGCCAGTAGCAATTGCACCAGGCGATCCTGTTGCCGATCGTCCAGACGATCCAGCCAGGCGAGATCCTCGCGGAGCGAGATGAACGACTCGATTTTTCGCAGGTTGCCGCGCACCGCTTCAGCAAGCTCGTCGCCCACGTGATCGAGCATTTGGCGGATGAACACTTCGTCCGCCCGATGGCCGATCGCGTTCAACGCTGCCGTCGGCGTTTGCGGGTCGTCCAGATGCTGCAACAACAACCGCATCACGCCCGGCTGCTCGCTATGCGCCATCAAGTACACGACGGCCACGAACGCTGGGTCGTGAGAATCCAGCAGCAGTCCGCGCAGGGTCTCATTGTCCGCGTTGACGAGCACCAGGTAAGCTTCCAGCGGCTGCGTCGGTTTGTGACGCTGGAACTTCTTCAAGTAGCGTTCCAGGCTCGCCAGCACATTCCGCCGCACCGGTTCCAAATCAGGCTGACTGCCTGCTGACGTCGTGGCGCCCGCCGCATGACGCAAGTCCGCGGTGAGCCACATCAGCGTCTCGCCGCAGCGCTGCGATTGAACCGGGTCCGGGCTTTCGATGGCATTGACGAGCGCAGGAATCAGATCGTGGTCCGCCAGTCGCGTTGCGAGATCGCAGGCGTTCACGCAGAGCCGTTGATCGGAGCCAATGATCGCCTCGCGAAGGGCGCTCGTCATGCTGCCGGCGCGCTCGACGATCATCCGTTGCCAGCGCTCGTCGAATTCATGCCAGCGGCTCAGGATCCAGCGATCCCCCGCCGCGCTGCGCCGCGCCAGCAAAGTCTCCAACGCGCCGACCTGCACGGGCGCGTAGGGCGATTCCAAGGCCGACAGCAACATGCCGTCGACGGCCGCATGGTTGCTGGAGGTCAGCAACGCGAACGTTTTTTGCAATGCGTGGTTCACGCCGGATCCGGGCCGGGGCCTGTGAATTGAGGGTGCACACCTAGTCTCCGCTTGATGCAACACTTAAAACCCTAGCTCGAAAACCGCCTGGATGTCGCCAAGCACCGCCCGCACTCCGCACGATCGTCGCAGCCGGCACAACCGCCTCCACCCGTATCGCGCCGGCCCGGAATCGCTTGATTTCCCAGGGGCCTGCGCGGACACTGGAGATTGGGCGACTTGCCCGCGCGCCCTGCTTATTCAGCCGCCTTTCGACCGAGCCTGCCATGCCCCTCACGGCCGCCGCCACGCTGGAACGCGAGTTCCTCACGATCCGCGCCAAAATCCTGGAAGTCGCCGCTTCGTTAGACCGCCTCGACCGCGCCGACGGCGAATTGGAGAGCGACCCCCGCCTCGCCCAAATCCGCGCCGGCGTCGAGCAATTACTATCCCCAGACGACGGCCGCGCGGAGGCGGTGCAGCAGGTTTTCTCGTTGCCGTATGATGCGGGATGGCGGGATCGGTTTGGGATTTGAACAGCAGGACGAGCAATATTTCCGCGATAGCAACTAACCCGATTCAATGCCAACCAGGGGGCAGCCTTGAGCAAGGAAATCAAGACGCGGGCCGACTACCAGCAACTGACGGCAGTTCGGCTACTGGAAGCCAAGGCTTTGCTAGATGTCCAGCTTTGGAGTGGCGCATATTATTTGATGGGATATGCGGTGGAATTGGCGCTGAAGTCGTGCATTATCAAGTATTTGATGTCGGTGGATGAGTTTCCCGCGAAGCGATTTACGGAGCGATGTTATACGCACGACATCAACGCACTTGTCGAGCTCGCGGGACTCCGCGTGAACTGCGAGTCAAAAAAAGATCTGGATGGTGATTTTAAGTCTTACTGGCAAATCGTTGAGCGTTGGTCTGAACAGAAACGCTACTATCAAATAGACCAGACGGACGCGGAGCAGCTACACGAGGCGATCATCAATCCGACACACGGAGTGCTTTCATGGATCACGTCGAACTGGTAGATGGCCGAGAAGCGTATGGCAATCGCATCATTGACGCGCTTGAAGACGCTTCATTTCCCGTGGAGTTCGCCTTCTGGGGTAAAGCCAGCGATGACAAACGGTGGTACTTGTACCTCACGTCATCGGCGGTAGTCGCACATGGTTTGGCGAAGGCGTATCGAATCGTGAACGGCATTCTCGACAACCTGCCATATCGACTCGTCGACCGGTTTGAGCCTAGGTTGCTCAAACCTGGAGATTCACCTGCAGATGACGCCGCAGCAAAGCTGAAGCCGCGCATTCCCAATGGTCCTTTTGCACGGCAAAATCCCAAGCCATACCCTGGCATGACCGTCCTTTACGACACTACGCTCGGCGGGTACGAGTTTGACGAAGTCGAGATCTACCCCCCGCGCCAGCCTCAATCCACGCCGTAACGAGCCAAAAGCCTGCGCATGGAATACTTCGACCCTCACATCCACATGGTCTCCAGGACCACCGACGATTACGAGACCCTCGCCAAGATGGGTTGCGTCGGGATGAGCGAGCCGGCGTTTTGGGCCGGGTTTGATCGCGGCAGCGCCGATGGCTTTCGCGACTATTTCCGCCAGCTCACCGAGTTCGAGCCGAAGCGCGCCGGCTGGTACGGGCTTCAGCATTTCACCTGGATC harbors:
- a CDS encoding DNA-binding protein; this encodes MSKEIKTRADYQQLTAVRLLEAKALLDVQLWSGAYYLMGYAVELALKSCIIKYLMSVDEFPAKRFTERCYTHDINALVELAGLRVNCESKKDLDGDFKSYWQIVERWSEQKRYYQIDQTDAEQLHEAIINPTHGVLSWITSNW
- a CDS encoding HEAT repeat domain-containing protein; this encodes MNHALQKTFALLTSSNHAAVDGMLLSALESPYAPVQVGALETLLARRSAAGDRWILSRWHEFDERWQRMIVERAGSMTSALREAIIGSDQRLCVNACDLATRLADHDLIPALVNAIESPDPVQSQRCGETLMWLTADLRHAAGATTSAGSQPDLEPVRRNVLASLERYLKKFQRHKPTQPLEAYLVLVNADNETLRGLLLDSHDPAFVAVVYLMAHSEQPGVMRLLLQHLDDPQTPTAALNAIGHRADEVFIRQMLDHVGDELAEAVRGNLRKIESFISLREDLAWLDRLDDRQQDRLVQLLLASSIKKSDLYHVLEYIIQNGHALGRRAAARALADFNGSEVAALTMRALDDEDPQVQAAAVSQLRQRNLSNTLSLLLGRLESPHHVVRQAARASLAEYSFKRYLASFDILNEVARRSTGKLVKRIDTQTIPLLREQFETDSRTRRLRAVQMAIVMELCDEFEDEALELMADPDHVVRAESARLLGYCTTPTAKSALKTALADGSVVVREAAVASIARLEGQPASSSKPNETEVAHA
- a CDS encoding tetratricopeptide repeat protein, which translates into the protein MSRKTMEIEMSGALARAREYLANGQFEHARATLDAYLKGRPKDADGLLLRAFAASSLGQAVEAAGWLRKATNAGANRWEVHFDAGIAYLGLNRPEEALLRFQTAERMEPEIEQIPRQIGRIYLDMLKLPSLAAAAFRRAIAIDANDLESQYHLGKALFDLGDIDAAMDLMRECRRVAMSEDRGDIAALCLQAIATAIPGAMSADNAEILRARRDWTETLNLPHGAAASFSERDRNADRPLTIGYISSFFDSENWMKPVWGLINQQDREQYPVRIFSFGPVPGCEEHAPAATAYRPHETDRVFDVDGLEHERIAALIAEEGVDVLVDLNGYSDPQGLQLMAMKPAPVLAGWFNMYATTALGCFDYLIGDRHVVLPEEEEHYSERIARVPGSYLTFDVGYPVPEVVSGPAARNGFITFGSLCSRYKLTPEVIRAWSEILQRCPAARLVLRNGGLEKAAEREYLLQQFASHAVEPGRLELLGRAPHFEFLETYGQIDIALDTFPYNGGTTTTEAIWQGVPVVTYAGRTWASRTSATLLREGKLGDWVADDLAGYVELAVRWGNDPDAPQRFAELRTAMRVKLSATSVCDTAGFARAMETLYRGFWREWCRR